A stretch of the Pirellulales bacterium genome encodes the following:
- a CDS encoding BBP7 family outer membrane beta-barrel protein yields MSISRLKASLLLALAVQLLSASLALGIEPGVDRYSNVHPPVPQQPSGPPQPARDRPGPGPTVGDEPPSGIDASGPEFVNIADMEVFAPADISTYGAGIAPNTGWWASWDYLRYTVTAPHRTLIGNPDIATGYSTGSSVFYGARTVPSSDGTTGGSIAGPQLAPMDTGWIGQGPSNGYRWEGGWMDKNHGFLLSAFRLYDNDQNAFANNVGVPFYAPPQGPQGISLLQGFVDPNGTGHDADLNGNGIFGRYGPNPSSGSVPSNAGAPDFGDLATLPVNFTSLIAYDHRSLWGAEADYVWRLRPAFHPVTWEVLGGVRYFRFDESFAVIGTGGVLDSSYWNTRSINNMGGGQIGLRFAHKRNRLMFTSEGRFAAMANWQNNLQQGEIASNTVAGGVSTVQGRSLNLLPTGWNTAVQKTEFSPLGELRFNLQYQVFNKASFNVGWTGILVGNVARPADMINYQLPNMGILVHGNNKQTVFMQGLTVGLIFNR; encoded by the coding sequence ATGTCGATAAGCCGTTTGAAAGCATCCCTGCTGCTAGCATTGGCCGTGCAACTATTGAGCGCGTCGTTGGCCCTGGGTATTGAACCCGGGGTCGACCGCTACTCGAATGTGCATCCGCCCGTGCCCCAACAACCGAGTGGACCTCCACAGCCGGCTCGCGATCGTCCCGGCCCAGGTCCGACCGTTGGCGATGAGCCGCCGAGCGGCATTGACGCCTCGGGGCCCGAGTTCGTCAATATCGCGGACATGGAGGTCTTCGCCCCGGCCGACATCAGCACCTACGGGGCGGGCATCGCGCCCAACACCGGCTGGTGGGCCTCGTGGGATTACCTGCGGTACACGGTCACTGCTCCGCATCGCACGTTGATCGGCAATCCCGACATCGCGACCGGCTATTCGACGGGTTCGAGTGTCTTCTACGGTGCCCGGACGGTCCCAAGCTCGGACGGCACGACCGGAGGTAGCATTGCGGGCCCGCAGCTCGCGCCGATGGACACCGGCTGGATCGGACAAGGACCGTCGAACGGCTACCGCTGGGAAGGTGGCTGGATGGACAAGAATCACGGCTTCTTGCTCAGCGCGTTCCGGCTGTACGATAACGACCAGAACGCCTTTGCCAACAACGTCGGAGTGCCGTTCTACGCACCACCTCAAGGACCGCAAGGAATCTCGCTGCTGCAAGGCTTCGTCGATCCCAACGGTACCGGGCATGACGCGGACTTAAACGGCAACGGTATTTTCGGACGCTATGGACCGAACCCCAGCAGCGGTTCAGTCCCCTCGAACGCCGGAGCTCCGGACTTCGGGGACCTGGCGACGTTGCCGGTCAACTTCACCTCGCTCATCGCCTACGATCACCGTAGCCTGTGGGGTGCGGAAGCAGACTACGTATGGCGCCTGCGACCGGCGTTCCACCCGGTCACCTGGGAAGTCCTGGGCGGCGTACGTTACTTCCGCTTTGACGAAAGCTTTGCCGTCATCGGCACCGGTGGCGTGCTCGATTCGAGCTACTGGAACACCCGTTCGATCAATAACATGGGTGGTGGTCAGATCGGCTTGCGATTCGCCCACAAGCGCAATCGCTTGATGTTCACCAGCGAAGGTCGCTTCGCCGCGATGGCCAACTGGCAGAACAACCTGCAACAGGGCGAGATCGCCTCGAACACCGTAGCGGGCGGCGTCTCGACCGTCCAAGGCCGATCGCTGAACCTGCTCCCTACCGGCTGGAACACTGCGGTGCAGAAGACGGAATTCTCCCCCTTGGGTGAATTGCGGTTCAACCTGCAATACCAGGTCTTCAACAAGGCCTCGTTCAACGTCGGCTGGACTGGCATCCTGGTCGGCAACGTCGCCCGGCCGGCCGACATGATCAACTACCAGTTGCCGAACATGGGCATCCTGGTCCACGGGAACAACAAGCAGACCGTGTTCATGCAAGGTCTGACGGTGGGCCTGATTTTCAACCGCTAA